Sequence from the Corallococcus sp. EGB genome:
TCGCGTCGTTTCCTCTCCACCCTCTGGGACACCTGCCGCATGCACATCGAAAACAACGACGCCCGCGTCTACGCCTTCGGCCCCGTCATCCTCCGGCCCGGCGCCAACCCCAACGTGGACGACGCGGCCTGGAAGAAGGCCACGCAGACGAAGGAGGGTAAGTACACGCCGGCCGTCCAGGCGCTGCTGGACGCGCGCTCGCTGGAGGTGAAGTCCTCCGGCCCGGTGGACTTCGCGAAGCTGGCCACCGAGGACGCGGTGAAGCTGGTGGGCGACACGCTGGACAAGGCCACCCTGGAGGGCTGGCTGAAGGGGGAGAAGCGCGCCGAGGTGAAGGCGGCGCTGGAGAAGCAACTGGCCAGCCTGAAGGCGCCGAAGAAGGAGTAGTCGCCCCGTGGCCCTCGTCACTCGCCAGGAGTTGGAGGCCGTCTGCGCGGAGGCGCACGCGGCCACGGACGCGCAGGTGGACGTGGCGCTGCGCCACGCGGAAGCGCGCCTGGACGTGGAGTGGTGGGGCTCCCGGCTGGCGGAAGGGGTGACGTACCTCGCGGCGCACCTGCTGCTTTCGTACAACCCGGGCCTGGGCGCCAGCATGGCGCAGGGCCCGGTGCAGTCCGTCTCCGTGGGCGGCGTCTCGCAGTCCTTCGCCGTGGCCTCCGCCGCGAGTGCCGGGGGCGCCCACGGCACCACGCGCTACGGCGTCCTCTTCGACGAGCTGGTGGCCAGCC
This genomic interval carries:
- a CDS encoding DUF4054 domain-containing protein, with protein sequence MALVTRQELEAVCAEAHAATDAQVDVALRHAEARLDVEWWGSRLAEGVTYLAAHLLLSYNPGLGASMAQGPVQSVSVGGVSQSFAVASAASAGGAHGTTRYGVLFDELVASLGPALFAG